The Chloroflexus aggregans DSM 9485 genome segment CACGACCGGTCGAGCGGATCAAACCTTCAAGGCTCAGATAAGCCAGACTATCAGCACCGAGATGCTGGCGAATACCTTCAATTGACATCCGGTGTGCGATCAGTTCCGGGTAGGTAGCCATATCAACACCGAGGAAGCACGGATGCCGGATCGGCGGTGATGAAACACGGACGTGTACTTCTTTTGCCCCCGCCTCACGGAGCATCCGCACAATCGGGCCGCTGGTATTACCGCGCACAATACTATCATCAACCAGAACGACCCGCTTACTGGCCAGATTATCGGAGAGTGCATTAAACTTAAGCGCGATACCCAACTTACGCAGCCGGTCGTCGGGCTGGATGAAGGTACGACCGATATAACGGTTCTTGATCAAACCCTCCGAGTAGGGGATGCCCGACTCTTGGGCATAGCCGATAGCAGCCGGTGTTGCACTATCGGGCACGGCAATCACCACATCGGCATCACACGGCGCTTCGCGGGCCAATTCGCGCCCTTGTGCCACCCGCATCGCATGGAGCACCTTTCCGTGCAACACGCTATCAGGGCGGGCAAAGTAGATGTATTCAAACAGACAAGCTGCAATCCGCGGCGAGGGCTGGTGTGAGATCACCTGCGGGCCATCGAGGGTGATTTTGAGAATTTCACCCGGCTCTATCTCACGCACAAACTCGGCTCCAATCGTACCAAGCGCACAGCTTTCCGAGGCAACTACCCACCCCTGTTCACCCAACCGACCGAGACAGAGCGGATGCAGCCCCCACGGATCACGCACGGCGTAGAGCGCATCACGGGTCAGCACGGTCAGACAGTAGGCACCTTGGGCGCGCACCATAAACACTTTGAGCTTCTCTTCCCACGTGCGCCCCTCGCCACCCGCCAGCATTTGGGTGATCACCTCGCTATCGCTACTGCTGGTTAGACCCACACCACGTTGGAGGAGTTCGCGACGCAGTGAAGCAGCATTGGTTAGATTACCGTTGTGGCCGACGGCCAATGGCCCCAACGCACTCTCGACGACAAACGGTTGTGCATTTTCGAGTTTCGACGAACCGGTGGTCGAGTAGCGTGTATGGCCGATGGCCAAATAGCCACTGAGTGGCCGTAGTTTATCTTCATCGAAAACTTGGGCAACTAGACCCATGTTTTTATAGTAGCGAATACTGCGACCGTTACTTACTGCGATACCGGCGCTCTCTTGGCCGCGATGTTGGAGGGCGTAGAGACCAAAAAAGGTCAACCGGGCGACATCCGCATCGGCAGCAACAATACCGAACACCCCACACTCATGACCCGGTTTGTCTTGGATGGAGAGTGCATCTTCCGGTATATCGGTGATGGTATCATAAGACGTAACTACGTCTGAGAGCGATTGCATGATAAGAGGTTCCTCCTGCGCGCAGGTTAGGAGACGGCATTGCGGCATTGCGATCTATAGAAAGTATAACACGGATTATGACCATACCATTCGACAGTACGCCTCCCCGCAATAGCATCTCATGGGCCAAAGGCTGCGCACTGACGTCGATTCTCGGCATTGGATTAGGCATCAATGCCATCTTGCGATTGGTGGAAATCGGCGTAACCCTCTTCGCCAGCGGCGATACAGGGCGCATGATCGTCATCTGGATTAGCTTGGTTATCGGTACCGCGATATTTGGGCTGTGGGTCTGGATCGGCAGTGGAGCCGTGCGGACAGCAGCACTTCGCTGGTTGGCTGCCTTACCATTACCGGCAATGCTGGCCCTGACCATTATGATTCCCTCTGCCGAGAGCCAATTGCTGATGGTTACTCAACTCGGACTAAGCCTGATCTACACACTGGTTTTGGCATGGCTGATACGTCGTCCGCTACAATGGCAGACAACTCCAATCCTCTTCAGTGCAGGGGCGTTCCTCGCGTTGCCGTGGCTAGCTATCGGCACGCCCGGTTCGTGGGTCGACGTAGGCCTCGCCTTAGCACTCGGTGCGACAATAGGCTGGGCTGGCGGTCAATTACTCGCATGGCGACCACCGCTCAGTTGGGTACACGGTGAGGTACCGATGAGGGTCTGGCTCGGCGAAGGGGCTGCGCTCAGTCTCCTTCTGCTTGTGCTGAGTCGTGCGCTCGGCCCGAACGGTGCAGCCCTGTTATTCTTCTGTTGCGCGCCGGTCGGGGGCTGGTTATGGTTGGCAATTGGGCGGCACGTCGATGTGAAGGCCATCGTTCCCCTCTCGGCCCTATTTGGTCTCTTCTTTTTTGGGGTGCCACTCGTCCTGACGGATTCCGACGCATTAGTGCCATTGTTATTATTTGGCAGCTTCCCAGAGGGTTTTCATCTAGCCTTGCTGGCCGCTCTTGGGCAGGCACTGCTAGCCTTACTGGTCATACCATTAGTCCTTTTGCTCCCCAATCGTCTGCTCCATACTGCCGGTGCAGCACTTGTGGCAGTGGCCGGGCTGACGCTGCTCATCGGAGGTGGACGAGCAACACCGGCGGGGGATCGCTGGTTCGTGGTGTTGCGCGATCAAGCAGATGTGAGCGACCTCACGACCATCACCGATTACCAAACCCGTCGCAGCGCCGTGTATCGCCGTCTAACCGATCATGCCATCGCAACGCAAGCCGATCTTCGAACAGCGCTTGACGGCTTAGGTGTGCGCTACACACCCTACTATCTCGTCAACGCCTTAGAAGTTGAAGGTGATCTCCCACTGCGTGTTTGGTTGGCAAACCGGCCCGAAGTGGCCGAGGTGATGCCATCACCATTTTTACGCCCGTTACCGCTACCAATCCAAACAGCGCGTGGCGACGAACCACCACCTGATGAAACACCCACCAATCTCACCGTTATCGGTGTACCGGAGGTCTGGGCATTAGGAGTGCGTGGCGCCGGCATTCTCGTCGGCCAAGCCGATTCGGGCGTCGATGCCGAACATCCTGAATTGAGCGATGCGTATGCCGGTCAGACGGAAAACGGGGTCGTCCACGCTTATCACTGGCTCGATCCGTGGACGGGTGCAGCAGCACCGTATGATCACAGTGGGCACGGCACCCACACCCTCGCGACAATCTTGGGAAATCGGGTCGGAGTCGCACCGGATGCGCAATGGATCGGGTGCGTCAATCTGGCCCGTAACCTCGGCAACGCACCGCGCTATCTCGACTGTATGCAATTCCTGTTTGCGCCGTACCCACCGGGTGGCGACCCTTTACGCGACGGCGACCCAACACGAGGTGCGCACATCCTCAACAACTCATGGGGCTGCCCGCAAGACCTCGAAGGCTGCACGCCCACATCACTCCAACCGGTGGTCCGTGCGCTCCGTGCCGCCAGCGTCTTTGTGGTTGTGAGTGCCGGCAATGACGGACCGACATGCAGTTCACTCAACACTCCGCTCGCCATCTATGACGAAGTGATGACGGTCGGCGCCGTGAATAACGAGGGTCGCCTGGCACCTTTCAGCAGTGTCGGCCCGGTTGTCAGTGATGGTAGCCTCCGCCCTAAACCCGACCTGCTCGCACCGGGGGTAGAGGTGTTATCGGCGTTTCCCAATACTACCTATTATCGAGCGAGCGGCACGTCGATGGCCGGCCCACACGTGGCCGGAGCAGTAGCCCTCCTCTGGTCAGCAAACCCCGCTCTGATCGGAAACATTGACGCGACCGAGCAGATACTCCGCGATACTGCCCGTCCCTATCCCTTCGACGATGGCGACCGGTGTGGTGCAGGGAATGGCACCGGAGCCGGTATTCTCGATGTTGCATCCGCAGTACGGCGAGCACTGACACGATAAGCACGAACGATCATCGGATAGGAGACGTAAGCATACTGCGATAGTCCCCCCCGATCTTGTCGTCTAACCGACAGATGTATGCCCGTT includes the following:
- a CDS encoding S8 family serine peptidase, with amino-acid sequence MTIPFDSTPPRNSISWAKGCALTSILGIGLGINAILRLVEIGVTLFASGDTGRMIVIWISLVIGTAIFGLWVWIGSGAVRTAALRWLAALPLPAMLALTIMIPSAESQLLMVTQLGLSLIYTLVLAWLIRRPLQWQTTPILFSAGAFLALPWLAIGTPGSWVDVGLALALGATIGWAGGQLLAWRPPLSWVHGEVPMRVWLGEGAALSLLLLVLSRALGPNGAALLFFCCAPVGGWLWLAIGRHVDVKAIVPLSALFGLFFFGVPLVLTDSDALVPLLLFGSFPEGFHLALLAALGQALLALLVIPLVLLLPNRLLHTAGAALVAVAGLTLLIGGGRATPAGDRWFVVLRDQADVSDLTTITDYQTRRSAVYRRLTDHAIATQADLRTALDGLGVRYTPYYLVNALEVEGDLPLRVWLANRPEVAEVMPSPFLRPLPLPIQTARGDEPPPDETPTNLTVIGVPEVWALGVRGAGILVGQADSGVDAEHPELSDAYAGQTENGVVHAYHWLDPWTGAAAPYDHSGHGTHTLATILGNRVGVAPDAQWIGCVNLARNLGNAPRYLDCMQFLFAPYPPGGDPLRDGDPTRGAHILNNSWGCPQDLEGCTPTSLQPVVRALRAASVFVVVSAGNDGPTCSSLNTPLAIYDEVMTVGAVNNEGRLAPFSSVGPVVSDGSLRPKPDLLAPGVEVLSAFPNTTYYRASGTSMAGPHVAGAVALLWSANPALIGNIDATEQILRDTARPYPFDDGDRCGAGNGTGAGILDVASAVRRALTR
- the purF gene encoding amidophosphoribosyltransferase: MQSLSDVVTSYDTITDIPEDALSIQDKPGHECGVFGIVAADADVARLTFFGLYALQHRGQESAGIAVSNGRSIRYYKNMGLVAQVFDEDKLRPLSGYLAIGHTRYSTTGSSKLENAQPFVVESALGPLAVGHNGNLTNAASLRRELLQRGVGLTSSSDSEVITQMLAGGEGRTWEEKLKVFMVRAQGAYCLTVLTRDALYAVRDPWGLHPLCLGRLGEQGWVVASESCALGTIGAEFVREIEPGEILKITLDGPQVISHQPSPRIAACLFEYIYFARPDSVLHGKVLHAMRVAQGRELAREAPCDADVVIAVPDSATPAAIGYAQESGIPYSEGLIKNRYIGRTFIQPDDRLRKLGIALKFNALSDNLASKRVVLVDDSIVRGNTSGPIVRMLREAGAKEVHVRVSSPPIRHPCFLGVDMATYPELIAHRMSIEGIRQHLGADSLAYLSLEGLIRSTGRDPATFCTGCFTGHYPVEIEPVDKEVFELR